A window of Candidatus Hydrogenedentota bacterium contains these coding sequences:
- the gmd gene encoding GDP-mannose 4,6-dehydratase, producing the protein MADHAPRAIVTGITGQDGSYLAELLLEKGYEVYGLVRRSSTEKFERINHIKDRLHLLQADLADQVSLIEAVGDIRPREIYNLAAQSFVPTSWNQPLLTGDITALGVTRILEAVRHVNKDIRVYQASSSEMFGHVRETPQTELTPFYPRSPYGVAKVYGHWITINYRESYDMYACSGILFNHESPRRGLEFVTRKITDGVARIKLGLASELRLGNLDAKRDWGFAGDYVRAMWLMLQQDTPDDYVIATEETHSVREFCELAFGRAGLDYNDYVKVDPKFYRPAEVELLLGDCTKAKKQLGWERECSFPELVHRMVDADLERVQAEIDNRIVVV; encoded by the coding sequence ATGGCAGATCACGCACCCCGCGCAATTGTTACCGGCATCACGGGCCAGGACGGCTCGTACCTGGCCGAATTGCTGCTGGAAAAGGGTTACGAGGTATACGGCCTCGTCCGGCGATCGAGCACCGAAAAGTTTGAGCGGATTAACCACATCAAGGACCGCCTGCACCTGCTCCAGGCCGACCTGGCCGACCAGGTTTCCCTGATCGAGGCCGTCGGCGATATCCGCCCCCGGGAAATCTACAACCTCGCGGCGCAGTCCTTCGTGCCCACCTCGTGGAACCAGCCGCTGCTCACGGGGGACATCACCGCACTCGGCGTGACCCGGATCCTCGAGGCCGTGCGGCACGTGAACAAGGACATCCGCGTCTACCAGGCCTCGTCGAGCGAAATGTTCGGCCACGTGCGCGAAACGCCGCAGACGGAACTGACCCCGTTTTATCCCCGCAGCCCCTACGGCGTCGCGAAGGTCTACGGGCACTGGATCACGATCAATTACCGCGAGAGCTACGACATGTACGCCTGCTCCGGTATCCTCTTCAACCACGAATCCCCCCGTCGCGGCCTGGAATTCGTCACCCGGAAGATCACCGACGGAGTGGCGCGCATCAAACTGGGCCTGGCGAGCGAGTTGCGCCTGGGTAATCTCGACGCGAAACGGGACTGGGGCTTCGCCGGCGACTACGTGCGCGCGATGTGGCTCATGCTGCAGCAGGACACGCCCGACGACTACGTCATCGCCACGGAAGAGACCCACAGCGTCCGGGAATTCTGCGAGCTGGCCTTCGGCCGCGCGGGGCTGGACTACAACGACTACGTGAAGGTGGATCCGAAGTTCTACCGCCCCGCCGAAGTGGAGCTGCTCCTGGGCGACTGCACCAAGGCCAAGAAACAGCTGGGCTGGGAGCGCGAATGCAGCTTCCCGGAACTCGTCCACCGGATGGTCGACGCGGACCTGGAGCGCGTCCAGGCCGAAATCGACAACCGCATCGTCGTGGTATGA
- a CDS encoding MarR family transcriptional regulator: MAETHTTTSETARPAVTPLDVRILRALRRIIQAVDIHSRKLAAVHNITTPQLVTLLWIVESGSSTASDIARQIHVSNSTVVGILDRLESKGLVRRERSTYDRRLVHICATEAGIALARSAPSPLQDVFANAFHELPEREQNTIALSLERIVDLMEARDIEAAPLLATGDVPELEETLG; encoded by the coding sequence ATGGCTGAAACCCATACGACCACCAGCGAAACGGCGCGGCCCGCCGTCACCCCGCTTGACGTCCGCATCCTTCGGGCGCTCCGGCGGATCATCCAGGCCGTGGACATCCACTCGCGCAAGCTGGCGGCAGTCCACAATATCACCACGCCCCAACTCGTGACACTGCTTTGGATCGTGGAGTCCGGCTCCTCGACCGCCTCAGACATCGCGCGCCAGATCCACGTGAGCAACAGCACCGTGGTCGGGATCCTCGATCGCCTTGAATCCAAGGGCCTCGTTCGCCGGGAGCGCAGCACCTACGACCGCCGCCTCGTGCACATCTGCGCCACCGAGGCGGGGATAGCGCTTGCGCGATCCGCGCCGTCGCCGCTGCAGGATGTCTTCGCGAATGCGTTTCACGAGCTCCCCGAGCGTGAGCAGAACACGATCGCCCTTTCGCTGGAGCGAATCGTGGATCTTATGGAAGCGCGGGATATCGAAGCGGCTCCGCTGTTGGCCACGGGCGACGTGCCGGAGTTGGAAGAAACGCTGGGCTAA
- a CDS encoding TRAP transporter small permease, whose protein sequence is MERLFRLIQRAEELVLAGAILAIAGLTVLNVISRSFLGASLAFTEELCQFLIVLVTFAGLSYGASRGRHIRMTAIYDALGHRARKIIMTGIAATTAALLLFLAWQALEYALVVRRLGSVSPVLQVPLYLVYLIAPLGLVMAGIQYLLTAARNLRREAVYLAFDTKDEYMSAAADAAGKTAEGAP, encoded by the coding sequence ATGGAGCGTTTATTCAGACTGATACAGCGGGCGGAGGAACTCGTGCTCGCCGGCGCGATCCTCGCCATCGCGGGCCTGACCGTCCTGAACGTGATCTCGCGTTCCTTTCTGGGCGCGAGCCTCGCGTTCACCGAGGAGCTGTGCCAGTTCCTGATCGTCCTGGTGACCTTTGCCGGGCTGAGCTACGGCGCGAGCCGCGGGCGCCACATCCGCATGACCGCGATATACGACGCCCTGGGCCACCGCGCGCGGAAGATCATCATGACCGGCATCGCGGCGACCACGGCGGCGCTGCTGCTCTTCCTGGCGTGGCAGGCGCTGGAATACGCCCTGGTGGTGCGCCGCCTCGGCTCGGTGTCCCCGGTGCTTCAGGTTCCCCTGTACCTCGTCTACCTCATCGCGCCCCTCGGCCTGGTGATGGCGGGGATCCAGTACCTGCTCACGGCGGCGCGCAACCTGCGGCGCGAGGCCGTGTACCTGGCCTTCGACACGAAGGATGAATACATGAGCGCCGCCGCCGACGCCGCCGGCAAGACAGCGGAGGGCGCCCCATGA
- a CDS encoding uroporphyrinogen decarboxylase family protein, whose amino-acid sequence MFQTAPASRDAVSAALNGSPGCHTPVGPLAVHSCARFAGVTLRDYTLNAATLADCVVRYYERFGPDAVWVSADTWVTAEAMGARVAFPGADLPLGGAGDPLVRSPGDIDRLPPPDPGARGRQPLMLEALGRVRAAIGNDAFIVACFDQYPFSLACALMGIQPVMTKVIEDPGFVEALMERGLEHGIAYARALADAGADMLSGGDSPAGLIGPALYAQCALPFEQRLIAGVQASCAIPVSLHICGNAMPILDGMAASGASVLELDHLTDLGMACDVAGPEIALWGNLDPIGVLAQGSPDAVRQAAWNALETVRSRGHRRFVLSSGCTLAPDTPPENLDALRQAAREFDQENNAP is encoded by the coding sequence ATGTTTCAAACGGCCCCCGCATCGCGAGACGCCGTCTCCGCCGCGCTGAATGGTTCCCCCGGCTGCCACACGCCGGTCGGCCCCCTCGCTGTCCATTCCTGCGCGCGCTTCGCCGGGGTCACGCTCCGGGATTACACGCTGAACGCCGCGACGCTGGCCGATTGCGTCGTTCGGTACTACGAGCGTTTCGGGCCCGATGCGGTTTGGGTTTCCGCGGACACGTGGGTCACGGCGGAGGCCATGGGCGCGCGCGTGGCGTTCCCCGGAGCAGATCTGCCGCTGGGCGGGGCCGGCGATCCGCTCGTGCGGTCGCCCGGCGACATTGATCGGCTCCCCCCGCCGGATCCCGGGGCGCGCGGGCGCCAGCCGCTGATGCTCGAAGCCTTGGGCCGGGTACGCGCGGCGATTGGCAACGACGCCTTCATCGTCGCGTGTTTCGATCAGTATCCGTTCTCGCTCGCCTGCGCCCTCATGGGCATCCAGCCGGTCATGACAAAGGTCATCGAGGATCCGGGTTTCGTCGAGGCGCTGATGGAGCGGGGCCTGGAGCACGGGATCGCCTACGCCCGCGCCCTGGCCGATGCGGGGGCCGACATGCTCAGCGGCGGCGACTCCCCGGCGGGGCTGATCGGGCCCGCGCTGTACGCCCAGTGCGCGCTTCCCTTCGAGCAGCGGCTTATCGCGGGCGTGCAGGCCTCGTGCGCGATCCCGGTCTCGCTGCATATCTGCGGCAACGCGATGCCCATACTGGACGGCATGGCCGCATCCGGCGCGTCCGTCCTGGAGTTGGATCACCTCACCGACCTGGGAATGGCCTGCGATGTCGCGGGCCCGGAGATCGCCCTGTGGGGCAACCTCGATCCCATCGGCGTCCTCGCGCAAGGCAGTCCGGACGCCGTTCGCCAGGCCGCATGGAACGCGCTCGAAACCGTGCGAAGCCGGGGCCACCGGCGCTTCGTGCTCAGTTCCGGATGCACGCTGGCCCCCGACACACCCCCGGAAAACCTCGACGCCCTGCGCCAGGCCGCCCGGGAATTCGATCAGGAGAACAACGCCCCATGA
- a CDS encoding ectoine synthase, with amino-acid sequence MIVRSVESMRGTSREVHADTWVSRRLLLKEDGMGFSFHETILYAGTETRMWYKNHLEAVLCVEGEGELEDLGSGERHVIMPGVMYALDDHDRHVLRAKKNLRMICVFNPPCTGRETHDADGAYPLLEDEPAGAARE; translated from the coding sequence TTGATAGTCCGAAGCGTCGAATCGATGCGCGGAACCAGCCGCGAGGTGCACGCCGACACCTGGGTCAGCCGGCGCCTCCTCCTCAAGGAGGACGGCATGGGATTCTCCTTCCACGAGACCATCCTCTACGCGGGCACGGAAACCCGCATGTGGTACAAGAACCACCTCGAGGCCGTGCTCTGCGTGGAGGGCGAAGGCGAGCTTGAAGATCTGGGCTCCGGCGAACGGCATGTGATCATGCCCGGCGTCATGTACGCCCTCGACGATCATGATCGGCATGTCCTCCGCGCCAAAAAGAACCTGCGCATGATCTGCGTCTTCAACCCGCCCTGCACCGGGCGGGAGACGCACGACGCGGACGGCGCCTACCCGCTGCTCGAAGACGAGCCTGCCGGCGCGGCGCGCGAATAA
- a CDS encoding TRAP transporter large permease has protein sequence MALLILAIMLGLLFLGYPMKVPLLASALAVLLLYFPEVNSAVVIQQWIGGIKPAALLAVPMFIFAADIMTRGQAADRLLNLVMAFAGHLRGGLPITSAISCTLFGAISGSTQATVVAIGGPLRPRLMQAGYSSPFSTALIINASDIALLIPPSIGMIVYGVVSGTSIGELFLAGIGPGLLILLLFCVYCYIRSIQMKIPRLERQDWPARRAAARRAILPLGFPLIIIGGIYTGWFSPTEAAAVSVLYALVLEVLVFREISLRDVPAIATNTGLVTAVVFVLVGAGAAFSWVISFAELPQALITDGLGLTAESGYYTIIAAIAIAYFIGCMFVDPIVVILILTPIFHPIAVAAGIDPVFVGVVVTMQVAIGSATPPFGCDIFTAIAIFRRPYLEIVKGTPPFIAILLFSAVLVVLFPAIALFLRDLAFR, from the coding sequence ATGGCGTTGTTGATACTCGCGATCATGCTGGGGCTGCTCTTCCTGGGCTACCCCATGAAAGTCCCGCTCCTCGCCTCCGCGCTGGCGGTGCTGCTGCTGTACTTCCCCGAGGTCAACTCCGCCGTCGTCATCCAGCAGTGGATCGGCGGTATCAAGCCCGCCGCCCTGCTCGCGGTGCCCATGTTCATCTTCGCCGCCGACATCATGACCCGCGGCCAGGCGGCGGACCGCCTCCTCAACCTGGTCATGGCCTTCGCCGGCCACCTGCGCGGCGGGCTCCCGATAACGAGCGCGATCAGCTGCACGCTCTTCGGGGCCATCTCCGGATCCACCCAGGCCACCGTCGTCGCGATTGGCGGGCCGCTCCGGCCCCGCCTGATGCAGGCCGGCTATTCGTCACCTTTTTCCACGGCGCTGATCATCAACGCGAGCGATATCGCGCTGCTGATCCCGCCGAGCATCGGCATGATCGTCTATGGCGTCGTGTCCGGCACGTCCATCGGCGAACTCTTCCTCGCGGGCATCGGACCCGGGCTGCTGATTCTGCTGCTGTTTTGTGTCTATTGCTATATTCGCTCGATCCAGATGAAGATACCCCGCCTCGAACGGCAGGACTGGCCGGCCCGCCGGGCGGCGGCGCGGCGCGCCATCCTCCCCCTGGGCTTCCCCCTGATCATCATCGGCGGGATTTACACGGGCTGGTTCAGCCCGACAGAGGCGGCGGCCGTATCGGTGCTCTACGCGCTCGTGCTGGAGGTGCTGGTGTTCCGTGAAATCTCCCTCAGGGACGTGCCCGCCATCGCCACCAACACCGGCCTCGTCACCGCCGTCGTCTTCGTCCTCGTCGGCGCGGGCGCGGCGTTTTCGTGGGTCATCTCCTTCGCCGAACTACCGCAGGCGCTCATCACGGACGGCCTCGGCCTCACCGCGGAGTCGGGCTACTACACGATCATCGCCGCCATCGCGATCGCGTACTTCATCGGTTGCATGTTCGTGGATCCCATCGTGGTGATTCTGATCCTGACGCCCATATTCCACCCCATCGCGGTGGCGGCCGGGATCGACCCCGTCTTCGTCGGCGTCGTCGTCACGATGCAGGTCGCGATCGGCTCGGCCACCCCGCCGTTCGGCTGCGACATCTTCACCGCCATCGCAATATTCCGGCGCCCCTACCTCGAAATCGTGAAGGGCACGCCGCCCTTCATCGCCATCCTGCTGTTTTCCGCCGTGCTCGTGGTCCTGTTCCCCGCCATCGCCCTGTTCCTGCGCGATCTGGCGTTTCGCTGA
- the thpD gene encoding ectoine hydroxylase: protein MNHTDTDDTYPSRGEATVEILKRKEPVVHDGPFAGAGPLDPETLARYEARGYLYLESFFDDDEVAAMQQEMDALRTNEEVRQSEIAITEALSGEIRSVFAVHTVSEAFKRLAAEQRLLGMVRQILGGEVYLHQSRVNYKPGFRGKEFYWHSDFETWHCEDGMPSMRAVSCSISLTPNYEYNGPLMVMPGSHKYFCQCEGYTPEDHYMQSLKKQDYGVPNDTQLEWMANEFGIAVPRGPIGSVTLFDCNLMHGSNGNITPYPRSNVFFVYNSMNNQLVEPFAAAHRRPWFLGNREPEPLEPLEFTPGEASVA from the coding sequence ATGAACCATACGGATACGGACGACACATACCCATCGCGCGGTGAAGCGACGGTGGAAATACTCAAGCGCAAGGAGCCGGTCGTGCACGACGGGCCCTTCGCGGGGGCCGGGCCGCTCGATCCGGAAACACTCGCCCGCTACGAGGCGCGGGGCTACCTGTACCTGGAGTCCTTTTTCGACGACGACGAAGTCGCCGCGATGCAGCAGGAGATGGACGCGCTCCGCACCAACGAGGAGGTGCGCCAGTCCGAAATCGCGATTACGGAGGCCCTGAGCGGCGAGATACGATCGGTGTTCGCGGTCCACACCGTGAGCGAGGCCTTCAAGCGCCTCGCCGCGGAACAGCGCCTGCTCGGCATGGTCCGGCAGATTCTCGGGGGCGAGGTCTACCTGCACCAGAGCCGCGTCAACTACAAGCCGGGCTTTCGCGGCAAGGAATTCTACTGGCACAGCGATTTCGAGACCTGGCACTGCGAGGACGGGATGCCTTCCATGCGCGCCGTGAGCTGCTCCATCTCGTTGACGCCAAACTACGAGTACAACGGGCCGCTCATGGTCATGCCGGGCTCCCACAAGTACTTCTGCCAGTGCGAGGGCTACACGCCCGAAGACCATTACATGCAGTCCCTGAAAAAACAGGACTACGGCGTACCCAATGACACCCAGCTGGAGTGGATGGCGAATGAATTCGGCATTGCGGTACCGCGCGGGCCAATCGGCTCGGTCACCCTGTTCGACTGCAACCTGATGCACGGCTCCAACGGAAATATCACCCCTTACCCGCGCAGCAACGTCTTCTTCGTCTACAACAGCATGAACAACCAGCTGGTCGAGCCCTTTGCTGCGGCCCACCGGCGCCCATGGTTCCTGGGCAACCGCGAGCCGGAGCCCCTCGAGCCCCTGGAGTTCACGCCAGGCGAGGCCTCGGTGGCCTGA
- a CDS encoding MarC family protein: MDTNLFLLMLIILNPFSQVLYLRELFETMHFKRFTRVHLRASFYSFIIFVVFAISGQPILSDVFQIRLGSLRVFGGMINLYVAYRYITAGEGSTQLFRGEVRDLAPKIALPYMVGPGMLWVSILIGEKHGALLGTGVIAGVLFVNIVFVLCAYGVFRNAEGARETAFAKYFAVLMRIMALFVGAVGVEMIVGGLQELLSEARPV, from the coding sequence GTGGACACAAACCTCTTTCTACTGATGCTGATCATCCTGAACCCGTTCTCGCAGGTCCTCTACCTCCGGGAGCTGTTCGAAACCATGCACTTCAAGCGCTTCACGCGCGTGCACCTGCGGGCAAGCTTCTACTCCTTCATCATTTTCGTCGTGTTCGCCATCTCCGGCCAGCCGATCCTTTCGGATGTCTTTCAGATCCGCCTTGGCTCCCTGCGCGTCTTCGGCGGGATGATCAACCTCTACGTCGCCTACCGCTACATCACGGCGGGGGAGGGCAGCACCCAGCTCTTCCGCGGCGAAGTCCGCGACCTGGCCCCCAAAATCGCCCTGCCCTACATGGTGGGCCCCGGGATGCTCTGGGTCAGCATCCTGATTGGCGAGAAGCACGGCGCCCTCCTCGGAACGGGCGTCATCGCGGGCGTGCTTTTCGTCAACATCGTCTTCGTGCTCTGCGCCTACGGCGTGTTCCGGAACGCCGAGGGCGCCCGGGAGACGGCCTTCGCGAAGTATTTCGCCGTGCTCATGCGCATTATGGCCCTCTTCGTTGGGGCCGTCGGCGTGGAGATGATCGTCGGAGGCCTCCAGGAACTGCTGTCCGAGGCGCGGCCCGTCTGA
- the ectB gene encoding diaminobutyrate--2-oxoglutarate transaminase produces MSDNGNGTGDKRDLFETYESEVRGYCRSFPVVFAEAKNATLTDEQGNEYIDFLAGAGSLNYGHNDDFLKDALLDYVIRNGVTHGLDMMTTAKHRFIKAMQDVILKPREMDYKLQFTGPTGTNAVEAAFKIARNHTGRTNIVSFTNGFHGVTLGAVAATGNSHFRDAAGVDPQHTTFMPYDGYLGEHLDTLMFFEKMLVDNSSGLDKPAAVVVETIQGEGGVNEASYDWLRRLERLCNDHEIVFIVDDIQVGCGRTGTFFSFEDAGINPDIVTLSKSLSGFGLPMSVVLMKPRLDKWKPGEHNGTFRGNNLAFVTAAEAIERYWGSRTFPNEVKEKSFVAGSFLHGLRESYPGILGVRGRGLIFGVECSPPELANAIARESFKRGLVIETSGADDQVLKLLPPLTIEMETLERGLEIIEESLAAALEAFPQHARQFAGVREVTA; encoded by the coding sequence ATGAGTGACAATGGTAATGGCACAGGCGACAAACGAGACCTGTTCGAAACCTACGAATCGGAAGTGCGCGGCTACTGCCGGTCCTTTCCGGTGGTCTTTGCGGAGGCCAAAAACGCAACCCTGACCGACGAGCAGGGCAACGAATACATCGACTTTCTGGCGGGCGCCGGCTCGCTGAACTACGGCCACAACGACGACTTTCTCAAAGACGCCCTGCTGGACTACGTCATCCGGAACGGCGTAACGCACGGCCTCGACATGATGACGACGGCCAAGCACCGCTTCATCAAGGCCATGCAGGACGTTATCCTGAAGCCCCGTGAAATGGACTACAAGCTCCAGTTCACCGGCCCGACCGGCACCAACGCCGTGGAGGCGGCCTTCAAGATCGCCCGAAACCACACCGGGCGCACGAATATTGTCTCCTTTACCAACGGCTTCCACGGCGTGACCCTGGGCGCGGTCGCCGCGACCGGCAACAGCCACTTCCGCGACGCCGCCGGCGTGGACCCGCAGCACACCACCTTCATGCCCTACGACGGCTACCTGGGCGAACACCTCGACACCCTCATGTTCTTCGAGAAGATGCTCGTGGACAACAGCAGCGGCCTGGACAAGCCCGCGGCGGTGGTGGTGGAAACGATTCAGGGCGAGGGCGGCGTGAACGAGGCGAGCTACGACTGGCTCCGCCGCCTTGAACGTTTGTGCAACGACCACGAAATCGTCTTTATCGTCGACGATATCCAGGTCGGCTGCGGGCGCACCGGAACCTTCTTCAGTTTCGAGGACGCCGGCATCAACCCGGACATCGTGACGCTGTCGAAGTCGCTCTCCGGCTTCGGACTGCCCATGTCGGTCGTGCTGATGAAGCCCCGCCTCGACAAATGGAAACCCGGCGAGCACAACGGCACCTTCCGCGGGAACAACCTCGCGTTCGTCACCGCCGCCGAGGCCATCGAACGCTACTGGGGCAGCCGCACCTTCCCCAACGAGGTGAAGGAGAAGTCTTTCGTGGCCGGCAGCTTCCTGCACGGCCTCCGCGAGTCGTATCCGGGGATCCTGGGCGTGCGCGGCCGCGGCCTCATCTTCGGCGTGGAATGTTCGCCGCCCGAACTCGCCAACGCGATCGCGCGGGAGTCGTTCAAGCGCGGGCTCGTCATCGAGACGTCCGGCGCGGACGACCAGGTGCTCAAGCTCCTGCCGCCGCTGACGATCGAGATGGAAACGCTCGAGCGCGGCCTCGAAATCATCGAGGAAAGCCTGGCCGCCGCGCTGGAGGCCTTCCCGCAGCACGCGCGCCAGTTCGCCGGGGTGAGGGAGGTGACGGCTTGA
- the dctP gene encoding TRAP transporter substrate-binding protein DctP: protein MFILNRTGIRAGMLILAAIAIAAARADTPQQHWRFAIEETQGSVQDAYAQEFKRRIEAGSGGAIRVTVYPYGTLGTSDQVTELLAMDSIQFAMASPGHLGKLIPEVQAFLLHFLLTDDETINNRALGDPALREAFDAIYAEKGLSLLSILSEGWMVWTTQKPVRRPEDFAGVKIRTMTSPLLLAAYRAYGASPTPLPYGEVYSALQLNMIDAQVNPVFAIQEMSFYEVVEYMIFARHAPFVTTAVSNRAFLDGLRPADRQLVLETIDALQAFNLETQRKFNLERLDLIRERKPSIQIIPELSEDERAAFREASRPVYEQFTRLAGPRGAEMLEAIREAVARASVESP, encoded by the coding sequence ATGTTTATTCTGAATCGTACCGGTATTCGCGCCGGAATGTTGATCTTGGCGGCGATCGCCATCGCCGCCGCGCGCGCGGATACGCCGCAGCAGCACTGGCGCTTCGCCATTGAAGAGACGCAGGGGAGCGTGCAGGACGCGTACGCGCAGGAGTTCAAGCGGCGCATCGAGGCGGGGTCGGGCGGAGCCATCCGCGTCACCGTCTACCCATACGGGACGCTGGGCACGTCGGACCAGGTGACCGAACTTCTCGCGATGGATTCCATCCAGTTCGCCATGGCCTCGCCGGGGCACCTGGGCAAGCTCATCCCGGAGGTGCAGGCCTTCCTGCTTCATTTTCTTCTCACGGACGACGAGACCATCAACAACCGCGCTTTGGGCGATCCGGCGCTCCGCGAGGCCTTCGACGCGATCTATGCCGAGAAGGGGCTCTCGCTGCTTTCTATCCTGAGCGAGGGCTGGATGGTGTGGACCACGCAGAAGCCGGTTCGCAGGCCGGAGGACTTCGCGGGGGTGAAGATCCGCACGATGACGTCGCCATTGCTGCTGGCGGCCTACCGCGCGTACGGCGCGAGCCCGACCCCGCTGCCCTATGGCGAGGTGTACAGCGCGCTGCAATTGAATATGATCGACGCGCAGGTGAATCCGGTATTTGCGATACAGGAAATGAGCTTCTACGAGGTGGTCGAGTATATGATCTTCGCGCGGCACGCGCCGTTTGTGACGACGGCCGTGTCGAACCGTGCCTTTCTCGACGGGCTGCGACCGGCGGACCGCCAGCTCGTGCTGGAGACGATTGACGCGCTTCAGGCCTTCAACCTGGAGACGCAGCGGAAGTTCAACCTGGAGCGCCTGGACCTGATCCGCGAGCGGAAGCCGTCGATCCAGATCATACCCGAGCTGAGCGAGGACGAGCGGGCGGCGTTCCGGGAGGCAAGCCGCCCGGTGTACGAGCAGTTCACGCGCCTGGCGGGCCCGCGGGGCGCCGAAATGCTGGAGGCGATACGGGAGGCCGTCGCCCGCGCGTCGGTCGAGAGCCCGTGA
- a CDS encoding Gfo/Idh/MocA family oxidoreductase: MSKKLGVLIHGAGWVASQHIQAFQKNPHTEVRAISSRTLESARNRAAEFGLDVPCHIDYKAALEQPDIDIVAVCTPQHLHPENTIAAARAGKHIVIEKPAAMTLGDARAMRDAVREAGVRTVVSFVLRWNPLFQAIKSRIAADAIGRVYCVETDYQSYAGDWWGGYGLGRQKELGGSAFLVAGCHAIDALRWFAAPGEFEAATPVEVFACQGGLRGQSTAQYNPITGDWHEGEPLEYPGVEMAFVRFDNGVIGKVSVNFECIQPYAFPVRIFGDRGTIRDNQLWAPAGAATPGWETIPGITPDSADVTHHPFQAQIDHFVGCIQEGRESHCNLEDALRTHEVIFAAQRCNETGRSVSLPLP, encoded by the coding sequence ATGAGCAAGAAACTTGGTGTACTTATCCACGGCGCGGGCTGGGTGGCCTCCCAGCACATCCAGGCCTTCCAGAAGAACCCCCACACCGAAGTCCGCGCCATCTCGAGCCGCACCCTGGAGAGCGCCCGGAATCGCGCCGCGGAGTTCGGCCTCGACGTGCCCTGTCATATCGATTACAAGGCGGCCCTCGAACAGCCGGACATCGACATTGTGGCGGTGTGCACCCCGCAGCACCTCCATCCCGAAAACACCATCGCCGCCGCCCGCGCCGGAAAACACATCGTGATTGAAAAACCCGCCGCCATGACCCTCGGGGACGCTCGCGCGATGCGGGACGCGGTGCGGGAGGCCGGGGTGCGCACCGTCGTGAGTTTTGTGTTGCGCTGGAACCCCCTGTTCCAGGCAATCAAGTCCCGGATCGCGGCAGACGCCATCGGGCGGGTCTACTGCGTCGAAACGGACTACCAGAGCTACGCCGGGGACTGGTGGGGCGGATACGGGCTGGGGCGGCAGAAGGAACTCGGCGGCAGCGCCTTTCTCGTGGCGGGTTGCCACGCGATCGACGCGCTGCGCTGGTTCGCCGCGCCGGGAGAGTTCGAGGCCGCCACCCCGGTGGAAGTGTTTGCGTGCCAGGGCGGCCTGCGCGGCCAGTCCACGGCGCAGTACAACCCGATCACGGGCGACTGGCACGAAGGCGAGCCGCTCGAATACCCCGGCGTCGAAATGGCCTTCGTCCGCTTCGACAATGGCGTTATCGGCAAGGTCTCCGTCAATTTCGAGTGCATCCAGCCCTACGCCTTCCCCGTCCGCATTTTCGGCGATCGCGGGACCATTCGCGACAACCAGCTGTGGGCGCCCGCGGGCGCGGCAACGCCCGGCTGGGAGACCATCCCAGGAATCACCCCGGATAGCGCGGACGTCACGCACCATCCCTTCCAGGCGCAGATCGATCACTTCGTCGGCTGCATTCAGGAGGGCCGGGAGTCGCACTGCAACCTCGAGGACGCGCTGCGTACGCACGAAGTGATCTTCGCCGCGCAACGCTGTAACGAGACCGGCCGATCCGTCTCGCTCCCCCTGCCATAA
- the ectA gene encoding diaminobutyrate acetyltransferase, whose translation MSTPQQTLVIRRANAEDGARIHDLVQQCPPLEVNTAYAYALLATHFGRTTAVAENGDGLAGFAAGYRLPDATDTLFIWQIGVHERGRGLGLGQALLMELIGRDDPVPVRYLEATVSPSNTASRRLFRGLAERLGVPCEERAYFEPEHFGGGEHEPEALFRVGPLR comes from the coding sequence ATGTCTACCCCGCAACAGACCCTCGTGATCCGGCGCGCGAACGCCGAGGACGGGGCGCGAATTCACGACCTGGTGCAGCAATGTCCCCCCCTGGAGGTCAATACCGCGTACGCGTACGCCCTCCTCGCAACCCACTTCGGGCGCACCACGGCGGTTGCGGAGAATGGCGATGGGCTCGCCGGCTTTGCGGCGGGCTACCGGCTGCCAGACGCTACGGACACGCTTTTCATCTGGCAGATCGGGGTGCATGAACGCGGCCGCGGGCTCGGCCTGGGGCAGGCGTTGCTCATGGAACTCATCGGGCGGGACGACCCCGTCCCGGTGCGCTACCTCGAAGCGACCGTCTCCCCGTCCAACACGGCGTCGCGCCGGCTCTTTCGCGGGCTGGCGGAGCGCCTGGGCGTTCCCTGTGAGGAGCGCGCCTATTTCGAGCCGGAACATTTTGGCGGCGGCGAACACGAGCCAGAGGCGCTTTTCCGCGTGGGGCCCTTGCGGTGA